GGCCTGGCCAAGCGCGACTATCCCTACGAGATCGCCTATGTCCGCTGGGCGGGCTACGGCGACAACGCCGTGCCCGACCCCTCCATCTGCGACTTCATCCGCGACTGGAACGCGGCGCACGTCTCCCCGAAGTTTGTCATCAGCAGCACCGCCGAGGCCTTCCGCGCCTTTGAGGAGCGCCACGGCGCCGAGCTGCCCAGCGTCAAGGGCGACTGGACGCCCTACTGGGAGGACGGCGCGGGCTCGTCCGCCCTCGAGACCGCCATGAACCGCGCCAGCTCCGACCGCCTCGCGCAGGCCGAGACGGTCTGGGCGATGGCGGACCCCGCCAGCTATCCCGCCGACGCCTTCGCCGACGCGTGGCGCGAGGTGCTCCTCTACTCCGAGCACACCTGGGGCGCGTGGTGCAGCGTCACCGACCCGTTCCGCCGCGAGACGCGCGAGCAGTGGGCCGTCAAGCAGTCCTACGCCGCCGGCGCCGACCGCCGGTCGCGCGACCTCCTCAGCCGGTCCCTCGCCCGGTTCGGCGGCGACGCCGTCCCCGGCGCCGTGGACCTCGTCAACACCTCCTCCTGGGCGCGCGGCGGGCTGGTCATGCTGCCGAAGTACCTCGCCGAGGGCCGGGACCTCGTCGAGGCCGGCGGCGTCCCCGTGCCCTCCCAGCGCCTGAAGAGCGGCGAGCTGGTCCTCCTGGCGAAGGATGTGCCCGCCCTCGCCGCGCGGCGCTACACCCTGCGCGAGGGCGCGCCCCACGCGGTGGAGGCGGCCGCCGTCGCCGACGCCGACGCCGCCACCCTCGACAACGGCGTCCTCCGCCTGCGCGTGGACCCCCAGACCGGCGGCATCGCCGAGCTGCGCCTCGCCGGACTCGACGCCAACCTGGCGGACAACGCCGACGGTCAGACCCTCAACGAGTACCTGTACTTCCTCGGCGACGACCCCGCCGATGCCAAGGGCGCGGAAAAGGTCCGCATCCGCGTCGGCGAGCCCGGGCCCCTCGTCGCCTCGCTGGTCATCGAGTCCGCCGCGCCGGGATGCCGCAGCCTCGTGACCGAGATCCGCCTCGCCGCCGGGGAGGACACCGTCGAGATCGTCAACACCCTCGACAAGGAGCGCCTCGTCGCCCGGAACTACCGCGACAAGCGCGGCAAGGAAAGCCTCAATTTCGGCTTCCCCTTCGCCGTCCCCGGCGGACAGGTCCGCCTCGACGTGCCCTTCGGCGTCATGCGCCCCGACGACGACCAGATCCCCAGCGCCTGCAAAAACTGGTTCACCGTCGGCCGCTGGGCCGACGTGTCCAACGACGCCTTCGGCGTCACCTGGGTCACCCTCGACGCCCCCCTCGTCCAGGTCGGCGGGCTCACGGCCAACCTCCTCAACTCCCAGACCAACCCCGACGCCTGGCGCAAGGAGGTCGGCCCCACGCAGAAACTCTACGCCTGGGCCATCAACAACCACTGGGGCACCAACTACCGCGCCTTCCAGGAGGGCCCCCACGTCTTCCGCTTCCTCCTCCGCCCCCACCGCGCCTACGACCCCGCCGCCGCCGCCCGCCTCGCCCTCGCCGCCGGACAGCCCCTCCTCCCCATGGCCGCCCGCGGCGAAGCCCCCGCCGCCGCCCCCGTCCAGCTCCCCGGCGACGACATCCTCCTCACGGGACTAAAGCCCGGCGACGACGGCAAAGCCCTCATCCTCCGCCTCTGGAACGCCGCCGGAAAAGACGCCCAGATAACCCCCGTCCCCCAGGGCAACCAAAAGGCCACCCTCCACCTCAGCGACATCAGCGAACAGCCCAAAGAAAAGATCACCGGACCCGTGAACGTCCCCGCATGGGGTCTCGTCACCGTACGGTTGGAGTGAGGAAATGACGCAAGGACGGAACGATTCAGGACGGTGTGGACGGTATGGATAACATGGAAACAGCCTGTCCGCCATGGCAGCTTCTCCTAGACAATAGACTGAAGTTCTGCTACTACCGCCACTCGCTAGCATCGCACCTTTACCTTCCGACGCTTCCACAGTCTAGAGTTTTCTGACAAGGAGACGCTTCCATTATCATCGCACTCACAATATACTCAATACCCTGCTGTCTCTGAATAGAGCATGCTTTTGTCCTCAGGAAATGCGACATGGAAAAGCGCGCCCCAAGTGGATAGCACGTGCTCATTCAGAAGTGGCGAGCATCTGCAGGTCTAGGGTAGCGGCAACGAGTCCGCTACACGTTGGGCTTTTTCTTCTATACCAACATCGCAAAATTCATTCGCTATGCGAAGGAGACTTTCAAATCCACCGGCACTGAGGATGTCATATCCATTGCAAGTAATCTCCTTGACGACATTGCGAGCCAGCAAGAGTCGTCTCAACATGGGCTCAATAATACTCTTGTCGTGCTGTAAATAGTCAGAAATATCCTCTGCACCTAGAGCAATACGGTACCCATCACTGCTTCCAGCTAGAAGAATTCCCGAGTCGCGAATATTCCCAATGACGCGAGACTTAAAAGCTTGGTCGGTAAGCTCCTCGTGCCCTCTGTCCATTAAACGCTCTATAAGGACGGCGGAATACACCGAGCTGGCAGAATCATCCTCATATAACCTTGCGAACAAGAGTTCTTCAAGCGTTGCTGCCTGAAGCTGTCTATCAGTATCATCAGAATCCTTGTAGGTGTCAATAAAACTCTGGACGCGCCGACAAAGCTCGTCCCTCATGATAACAGAGTGGGGGGTGTCCATAGGCTGGGACGGCCCTGGTGAAGGAATGTAGTCAATGGGCCAGCATTGAATCCCAATTTCCTTTTCTCTGAGTATACGACGAAAACTAGCAGAGTGATCACCTCTCTTTTCTTGGTCAAAGCAATAACTGAGGCTTCCCGCAATAAGATCCGAGAGTTGGATTAGGCGGCTTTGCGAGCTCCTTACGAAATCGTGCTGGAAATCGCTGAACAGGTCTGGATATCCCTTATTATCTAGGTAGGATATGAAGCTGTCCATAAAATCTTGGCCCCCATATTCATCTGCAACTACGTGAAGACTGTAACTTCCTGTGGACAGTTTCCGGTATAGCATGTGGTTGAAGAACTTATAGAAAGATCGCTTAAATTGGAATCCTGAGTTCTTCGGTAGACGATCCTTGTTAATGACGAGTGCGTAATAATGGAAAGGGAGTTGCTCGATCCCCTCAAGGAACTGCATTCGTCGCTTATGGTTCGCTGCTATACTCTTGCTCGCAATCTCTGCGCCATTATTTAGATTTCTACTCAGCAATTCCATGCCATAGTCGCAGGCCCTGCAGCCTTCCTCGTCGGCGACAATAGCCACGCATATATAGAGGTTTGATACGCCCTGCTTGCTGGTATCCAGTGCATTTGTTCCCGATTCATCTACATATGCATAAAGTTTCGATCTTTCCATCTCGCGGCTCCTTCTCAACTTCAACAAATCGTCATCTATATCGTGGAAGAATCTTCATTTATTTCATGGTTTTGTTTTGATGCTGATATTCACTCCATGCCAGTCCTGATGTGTAATCCAAGTCTATCTTTGGATAATGTTTTCTAATATGGCGCAGCAGGGTTTCTAGAGTCCTGCGAGTATCAGATGAGCACGCAATCATTCTATTTAGTGCCAGCGCCCTAGCGGATGGCAGCGGCGCATCCCCCGGCTCAAGTTGAAATATTGGATCCTCTCCGTTTGGAGAGTGGAAACAGTCGGCAAACTGATAACATGACCCCCAAGCGCGATAGAAGCCCATTATGCAGCGATTCATGTCTCCATCATTGATATGGAAAC
The Candidatus Hydrogenedentota bacterium genome window above contains:
- a CDS encoding DUF3800 domain-containing protein; this encodes MERSKLYAYVDESGTNALDTSKQGVSNLYICVAIVADEEGCRACDYGMELLSRNLNNGAEIASKSIAANHKRRMQFLEGIEQLPFHYYALVINKDRLPKNSGFQFKRSFYKFFNHMLYRKLSTGSYSLHVVADEYGGQDFMDSFISYLDNKGYPDLFSDFQHDFVRSSQSRLIQLSDLIAGSLSYCFDQEKRGDHSASFRRILREKEIGIQCWPIDYIPSPGPSQPMDTPHSVIMRDELCRRVQSFIDTYKDSDDTDRQLQAATLEELLFARLYEDDSASSVYSAVLIERLMDRGHEELTDQAFKSRVIGNIRDSGILLAGSSDGYRIALGAEDISDYLQHDKSIIEPMLRRLLLARNVVKEITCNGYDILSAGGFESLLRIANEFCDVGIEEKAQRVADSLPLP